One region of Brassica napus cultivar Da-Ae chromosome A10, Da-Ae, whole genome shotgun sequence genomic DNA includes:
- the LOC106370565 gene encoding pentatricopeptide repeat-containing protein At5g15300, whose protein sequence is MIRKQTNDRTATRHRPKLWQNCTNLRSLKQIQAFMVVNNLMSDLSVVGELLYSASLSVPGALTYAHKLFDVIPKLDVSICNHVLRGSSQSMKPAKTVALYKEMEKRGVRPDRYTFTFVLKACSRLEWRSNGFAFHGKVMRHGFASNEYVKNALILFHANCGDLEIASELFDDSAKAHKVAWSSLTSGYAKRGKIDEAIRVFDEMPEKDQVAWNVMITGCLKCREMDRARELFDRFKEKDVVTWNAMISGYVSCGFPKEALSIFKEMRDAGEHPDVVTVLSLLSACADLGDSETGRRIHLYVLETASVSRSMYIGTPVWNALIDMYAKCGSIDSAIQVFRGMKERDLSSWNTLIVGLALHHAEGSIEMFEEMQRLRVWPNEVTFIGVILACSHSGKVNEGREYFRLMKDVYKIEPNIKHYGCMVDMLGRAGLLDEAFMFVESMEIEPNAIVWRTLLGACRIYGNVELGKYANEKLLSMRKGESGDYMLLSNIYASTGEWERVQKVRKMFDDTGVKKPSGYSLIEEDDDRLMMKYLLSS, encoded by the coding sequence ATGATCAGGAAGCAAACCAACGACCGAACCGCTACTCGTCACCGACCAAAACTATGGCAGAACTGCACAAATCTCCGATCTTTGAAGCAAATTCAAGCTTTCATGGTCGTTAACAACCTCATGTCCGATCTCTCCGTTGTCGGAGAGCTACTGTACTCAGCTTCATTATCTGTCCCCGGCGCGCTCACTTACGCACACAAGCTGTTCGACGTAATTCCCAAACTAGACGTATCCATATGTAACCACGTGCTGCGCGGCTCTTCTCAGAGCATGAAACCAGCAAAGACCGTTGCTTTGTATAAAGAGATGGAGAAACGAGGCGTGAGGCCTGATAGGTACACGTTCACGTTCGTTCTCAAGGCATGCTCGAGGCTTGAGTGGAGGAGTAACGGTTTTGCGTTTCATGGGAAAGTAATGAGACATGGGTTTGCTTCTAATGAATATGTTAAGAACGCTTTGATTCTTTTTCACGCTAACTGTGGAGATCTTGAAATTGCAAGCGAGCTTTTTGATGATTCTGCTAAAGCTCATAAGGTTGCTTGGTCTTCTTTGACTTCTGGGTATGCTAAGAGAGGGAAGATAGATGAGGCTATTAGggtgttcgacgaaatgccGGAGAAAGATCAGGTTGCTTGGAACGTGATGATTACTGGTTGTTTGAAATGTAGGGAGATGGATAGAGCGAGGGAGCTTTTCGATAGGTTTAAAGAGAAAGATGTTGTGACTTGGAACGCAATGATCTCTGGCTATGTGAGTTGTGGTTTCCCTAAGGAGGCTTTGAGTATATTCAAGGAGATGAGGGATGCTGGTGAGCATCCAGACGTTGTGACGGTTCTGAGTTTGTTGTCTGCTTGTGCTGACTTGGGAGACTCTGAAACCGGGAGGAGAATCCATCTCTACGTCTTGGAAACGGCTTCGGTTTCGAGGTCAATGTATATAGGCACTCCCGTTTGGAATGCTCTGATCGACATGTATGCGAAATGCGGAAGCATAGACAGCGCGATCCAAGTGTTTAGAGGGATGAAAGAGCGAGACTTGTCGTCTTGGAACACTTTGATCGTTGGTTTGGCTCTGCATCACGCGGAGGGATCGATCGAAATGTTTGAAGAGATGCAGAGGTTGAGAGTCTGGCCAAACGAGGTGACGTTCATCGGAGTTATATTAGCTTGCAGCCACTCTGGGAAGGTTAACGAAGGGCGTGAGTATTTTCGACTTATGAAGGATGTGTACAAGATTGAACCGAACATAAAGCATTATGGTTGTATGGTAGATATGTTGGGGAGAGCAGGGCTGTTAGATGAAGCGTTCATGTTTGTGGAGTCGATGGAGATTGAACCTAATGCTATTGTGTGGAGAACTCTTTTAGGTGCTTGTAGGATTTATGGGAATGTGGAGTTAGGGAAGTATGCTAACGAGAAACTGCTCAGTATGAGAAAAGGCGAGAGCGGTGACTATATGTTGCTCTCAAATATATATGCTTCTACAGGTGAGTGGGAGAGAGTGCAGAAAGTAAGGAAGATGTTTGATGATACAGGAGTGAAAAAACCGAGTGGATACAGTTTGATTGAGGAGGATGATGACAGATTGATGATGAAATATTTACTCTCGTCATAA
- the LOC106370566 gene encoding casparian strip membrane protein 5, with translation MKSGQAEIVETSKAIQKSGLMSRRNAILEFILRIVAFFNTITSAILMATTNETLPFFAQFIRFHAEYSDLPALTFFVIANAVVSGYLILSLPLAFVHIVKSKTQNSRVLLIILDVAMLGLLTAGASSAAAIVYLAHKGNNNTNWFSICQQFNSFCERISGSLIGSFVAVFLLILLILLSAIALSRRH, from the exons ATGAAGTCAGGTCAGGCTGAAATCGTGGAAACAAGCAAAGCTATTCAAAAGAGCGGTTTGATGAGCAGAAGAAATGCGATTCTCGAGTTTATCCTCAGGATTGTAGCCTTTTTCAACACCATAACCAGTGCAATCCTCATGGCAACCACTAACGAAACTCTGCCTTTCTTTGCTCAATTCATACGGTTCCATGCCGAATACAGCGATCTTCCAGCCTTAAC GTTCTTTGTGATTGCAAATGCTGTTGTAAGTGGTTACCTCATCTTGTCTTTACCTCTGGCCTTTGTACACATCGTCAAGAGCAAGACTCAGAACAGTAGAGTTCTTCTTATCATCCTTGATGTG GCAATGTTGGGTCTTCTAACAGCTGGAGCATCCTCAGCAGCAGCTATTGTCTACTTGGCACACAAAGGGAACAACAACACAAACTGGTTTTCTATTTGTCAACAGTTCAACTCCTTCTGTGAGCGTATCTCAGGGTCTTTGATTGGATCTTTCGTTGCCGTTTTCCTCCTCATTCTTCTCATTCTCCTCTCGGCTATTGCTCTCTCCCGACGCCACTAA
- the LOC106370564 gene encoding KH domain-containing protein HEN4: MSPEHRDTHWKRSRPQSDDDDDTGSKRRHRGSDDRDSLAIDTVFRYLCPVKKIGSVIGRGGDIVKQLRMETRAKIKIGEAVTGCDERVVTIFSASDETNEVGDGERVLLSPAQDALFRVHDRVVAADGGDGSDGERNVTAKMLVPSDQIGCVLGRGGQVVQNIRSETGAHIRIVKDRNMPLCALSSDELIQISGEVLIVKKALHQIASRLHENPSRTQNILSSAPPLMSHACGSRIVGIAPLMDPYSRDLSRPLYQALRNDPPAATDFYIRLVSPADNIASVIGKGGALINQLRQETRATIKVDSARTEGNDCLITISAREVFDEAYSPTIEAAMRLQSKCSDKVERDSGLVSFTTRLLVPSSRIGCLLGKGGAIITEMRRMTKANIRVLGKDNLPKVASQDDEMVQISGEFDVAKDALIQITSRLRANVFDREGSVSTLMPVLPYVPVALDAGDRLDYDRRDSRRPERSNHYPGGYGSSGLSEGYSRYGAPVGGSSSSSTYGVYGGYASGRSGSSGLSSHSSSHRRRSYDY; encoded by the exons ATGTCACCGGAACATAGAGATACACATTGGAAGAGGTCTCGTCCCCAATCTGACGACGATGACGATACTGGAAGCAAAAGGAGACATCGTGGTTCTGACGACAGAGACTCTCTTGCGATTGACACTGTGTTCCGTTACCTCTGCCCTGTTAAAAAGATTGGGAGTGTCATTGGGAGAGGAGGAGACATTGTCAAGCAGCTGAGGATGGAGACGAGGGCGAAGATTAAGATAGGAGAGGCGGTTACAGGGTGTGATGAGCGCGTGGTTACGATCTTTAGCGCTAGTGATGAGACTAATGAGGTTGGAGATGgagagagagttcttctttctcctgcGCAGGATGCTTTGTTCAGGGTTCATGATAGAGTGGTTGCTGCGGATGGTGGAGATGGATCTGATGGAGAGAGGAATGTTACTGCTAAGATGCTTGTTCCTTCGGATCAGATTGGGTGTGTGCTTGGGAGAGGTGGCCAAGTTGTTCAGAACATTCGGAGTGAGACTGGTGCTCACATTCGTATAGTCAAGGACAGGAACATGCCTCTTTGTGCCTTGAGTTCAGATGAGCTCATTCAG atATCTGGAGAAGTGCTGATTGTTAAGAAGGCTCTGCATCAGATTGCTTCCCGCCTCCATGAGAATCCTTCGCGTACTCAGAACATTCTTTCTTCTGCTCCTCCACTCATGAGCCATGCGTGTGGTTCTCGAATTGTGGGGATTGCTCCGCTGATGGATCCCTATTCAAGAGATTTGTCACGCCCTTTATACCAAGCTCTTAGAAACGACCCACCGGCGGCTACAGATTTTTATATCAGGCTAGTCTCGCCGGCTGATAATATTGCAAGTGTTATTGGTAAAGGCGGTGCTCTGATCAATCAGCTTCGACAGGAAACGAGAGCGACCATTAAAGTTGATAGCGCTAGAACCGAAGGAAACGATTGTTTGATAACTATATCAGCAAGAGag GTTTTCGATGAGGCGTATTCTCCAACCATAGAAGCGGCTATGCGGCTGCAGTCAAAGTGCAGCGACAAGGTGGAGAGAGACTCTGGACTTGTTTCGTTCACGACTCGCCTTCTTGTGCCGAGTTCTAGGATTGGTTGTCTTCTTGGTAAAGGAGGAGCTATCATAACCGAGATGAGGAGAATGACCAAAGCTAACATCCGTGTACTAGGGAAGGATAATCTTCCTAAAGTTGCATCTCAAGATGATGAGATGGTTCAG aTTTCTGGAGAGTTTGATGTTGCCAAGGATGCTCTCATACAAATTACGTCAAGATTAAGAGCCAACGTGTTTGACCGGGAAGGTTCTGTTTCTACACTTATGCCGGTCTTGCCTTATGTTCCTGTTGCGCTAGATGCTGGTGATAGATTGGACTATGATAGGAGAGATAGCAGAAGACCTGAACGCTCGAATCATTATCCTGGTGGTTATGGCTCTAGTGGTCTGTCTGAAGGTTATTCGCGTTATGGTGCACCG GTTGgtggtagtagtagtagtagtacaTATGGAGTGTATGGAGGTTATGCATCTGGACGCAGTGGCAGTTCTGG GTTATCCAGCCATTCCTCTAGCCATCGACGCAGAAGCTATGATTATTAG
- the BNAA10G18860D gene encoding uncharacterized protein BNAA10G18860D, which translates to MGQSCFFKVLLVSSLILLILFSTAMGRNLRTTKLSGVHSTAELFPSQDGIVRNMIELMDYKPPESNTNWSGFVATPPPQSPPLP; encoded by the exons ATGGGTCAATCTTGTTTCTTCAAAGTTCTCCTTGTCTCCTCTCTTATACTACTTATATTATTCTCCACTG CCATGGGGAGAAACTTGCGAACTACAAAGTTGTCAGGAGTTCACAGCACTGCTGAGCTATTTCCTTCCCAG GATGGCATTGTGCGGAATATGATTGAGCTGATGGACTACAAGCCGCCGGAGTCCAACACCAATTGGAGTGGTTTCGTCGCCACTCCTCCTCCCCAATCACCTCCACTTCCATAG
- the LOC106372145 gene encoding uncharacterized protein At5g19025: MVHLQSSISVVEQSPIMANSSDHNKPRASRKSSSICCDGSPSAAIDVLILIAVVTSSGFLIFPYIRFIAVKSVEIFSDVSCIVKEEILRNPDPVVYGLIALSVSCTALSAWMIVILVSSRNKCGKPGCRGLGKANAEFDIQLETEDCVKGGSGSSVVSKKGLFELPRDHHRELEAELKKMAPINGRAVLVFRAKCGCSVGRLEVPGPKKQQRKIKK, encoded by the coding sequence ATGGTACATCTCCAGAGCTCAATCTCCGTCGTCGAACAATCACCGATCATGGCAAACTCATCAGACCACAACAAGCCAAGAGCCAGCCGTAAATCATCATCAATCTGCTGCGACGGATCTCCGTCAGCAGCCATCGACGTTCTGATCTTGATCGCCGTCGTGACATCATCGGGGTTCTTGATCTTCCCTTACATCAGATTCATCGCCGTCAAGTCCGTGGAGATCTTCTCCGACGTCTCGTGCATAGTCAAGGAAGAGATTCTCCGTAACCCCGACCCGGTTGTATACGGGCTGATCGCGTTGAGCGTCTCGTGCACTGCCTTGTCGGCTTGGATGATTGTTATACTTGTCTCTAGTCGGAATAAATGCGGGAAGCCTGGTTGCAGAGGGCTGGGGAAGGCTAATGCGGAGTTTGATATTCAGCTTGAGACGGAGGATTGTGTGAAAGGTGGATCGGGGTCGAGTGTTGTTAGCAAGAAGGGGTTGTTTGAGTTGCCTCGTGATCACCACCGTGAGTTGGAGGCGGAGCTGAAGAAGATGGCTCCGATTAATGGGAGGGCGGTGTTGGTTTTTAGGGCGAAGTGTGGGTGTTCGGTTGGGAGGTTAGAGGTTCCTGGTCCTAAGAAGCAGCAAAGGAAGATCAAGaaatga
- the LOC106372144 gene encoding ATP-dependent zinc metalloprotease FTSH 6, chloroplastic, protein MKMASSTSALSLPLSNIPTCINKSQEFPKSTHLSKSSHSHNPLLKTKTPDSKLTKRAFLNLTALGLTSPLVLTHPAKAEPEAPIEAASNRMSYSRFLHHLEENEVKKVDLFENGTVAIAEISNPALRKIQRVRVNLPGLPVDLIRKMKEKNVDFAAHPLDVNWGALLLNFLGNFGVPLVLLGSLLLASSRTPSGPNLPFGLGRSKAKFQMEPNTGITFEDVAGVDEAKQDFEEIVEFLKTPEKFSALGAKIPKGVLLTGPPGTGKTLLAKAIAGEAGVPFFSLSGSEFIEMFVGVGASRVRDLFNKAKANSPCLVFIDEIDAVGRIRGTGLGGGNDEREQTLNQILTEMDGFAGNTGVLVIAATNRPEILDAALVRPGRFDRQVSVGLPDIRGREEILKVHSKSKKLDDEVSLSVIAMRTPGFSGADLANLMNEAAILAGRRGQEKITPKEIDDSIDRIVAGMEGTKMVDGKSKALVAYHEVGHAVCATLTEGHDPVQKVTLIPRGQARGLTWFLPGEDPTLVSKQQLFARIVGGLGGRAAEEVIFGEPEITTGAAGDLQQITQIARQMVTMFGMSEIGPWALTDPATTQSDIVLRMLARSSMSEKLAEEIDQCVKKIIDNAYQIAKNHVRNNREAIDKLVDVLLDKETLTGDEFRAILSEYTHQTLKIEDRVRIKDLISVYK, encoded by the exons ATGAAAATGGCCTCTTCAACGTCAGCTTtgtctctccctctctctaacATCCCAACCTGTATTAATAAGTCCCAAGAGTTTCCAAAATCAACTCATCTATCTAAATCCAGCCACAGTCACAATCCTCTTCTCAAAACTAAAACTCCAGACTCTAAACTCACCAAGAGAGCCTTCCTGAACTTAACCGCCTTGGGGCTTACGTCACCTCTAGTATTGACTCATCCCGCAAAGGCTGAACCAGAAGCTCCCATCGAAGCCGCTTCCAACAGAATGTCGTACTCGAGGTTCCTGCACCATCTGGAAGAGAATGAGGTGAAGAAAGTTGACTTGTTCGAGAATGGGACTGTTGCCATCGCAGAGATCTCCAATCCAGCGTTAAGAAAGATCCAGAGGGTTAGGGTTAACCTTCCGGGTTTGCCTGTTGATCTGATCAGgaagatgaaggagaagaaCGTAGACTTCGCTGCACATCCCCTAGATGTGAACTGGGGAGCTCTCTTGCTCAATTTCTTGGGGAATTTTGGGGTTCCCTTGGTCTTACTTGGCTCTCTGCTATTAGCATCTTCTAGAACCCCTAGTGGACCCAACTTGCCTTTTGGCCTTGGAAG AAGCAAAGCTAAGTTTCAGATGGAACCAAACACAGGGATAACATTCGAGGACGTTGCAGGAGTAGACGAAGCCAAGCAAGACTTTGAAGAGATAGTAGAATTCTTGAAAACACCTGAGAAATTCTCAGCCTTGGGTGCTAAAATCCCAAAAGGTGTCTTGTTGACAGGACCGCCAGGAACCGGAAAGACTCTCCTGGCCAAGGCCATAGCCGGAGAAGCTGGAGTTCCGTTCTTCTCATTGTCTGGTTCGGAGTTCATAGAGATGTTTGTTGGTGTAGGAGCATCTAGGGTTAGAGACTTGTTCAACAAGGCAAAGGCTAACTCACCCTGTTTAGTGTTCATTGATGAGATTGATGCTGTTGGGAGAATAAGGGGAACCGGTTTAGGAGGAGGAAACGACGAACGTGAGCAGACGCTAAACCAGATTTTAACTGAAATGGATGGGTTTGCGGGGAATACCGGAGTGCTCGTGATAGCTGCAACGAACAGGCCAGAGATTCTAGACGCCGCTTTGGTCCGACCAGGGAGATTCGATAGGCAG GTTTCCGTTGGATTACCGGATATCAGAGGAAGAGAGGAGATATTAAAAGTCCACAGCAAAAGCAAGAAACTTGACGATGAAGTATCTTTGAGCGTGATCGCCATGAGAACTCCTGGTTTTAGTGGAGCTGACCTGGCGAACCTCATGAACGAAGCTGCGATTCTCGCCGGAAGAAGAGGACAAGAGAAGATTACCCCTAAAGAGATTGACGACTCCATTGATCGGATTGTCGCCGGAATGGAAGGGACGAAGATGGTCGACGGTAAAAGCAAAGCGCTCGTAGCGTACCATGAAGTAGGACATGCAGTCTGTGC GACATTGACTGAGGGTCACGACCCGGTTCAGAAAGTAACATTGATTCCTAGAGGTCAAGCACGTGGTCTCACGTGGTTCTTACCGGGAGAAGACCCCACGTTGGTTTCTAAACAGCAGTTGTTCGCTAGAATCGTCGGAGGACTAGGAGGCAGAGCCGCCGAGGAAGTAATTTTCGGAGAGCCAGAGATAACCACCGGAGCTGCGGGGGATCTCCAGCAAATAACACAGATAGCAAGACAG ATGGTGACGATGTTTGGTATGTCGGAGATTGGTCCGTGGGCTCTAACGGACCCAGCGACCACGCAAAGCGACATCGTTCTAAGGATGCTCGCGAGAAGCTCTATGTCCGAGAAACTCGCCGAGGAAATCGATCAATGCGTGAAGAAAATAATTGATAATGCTTACCAGATCGCAAAGAATCACGTGAGGAATAACAGAGAAGCCATAGACAAGCTTGTTGATGTCTTGTTGGACAAGGAAACCTTAACAGGAGACGAGTTTCGAGCAATCTTGTCTGAATACACTCATCAAACGTTAAAAATCGAGGATAGAGTTAGAATCAAAGATTTGATTAGtgtgtacaaataa
- the LOC106369894 gene encoding putative F-box protein At3g23420, translating to MKMCDLPKDMAEEVLCRIPVTSLRPIRSTCKKWNKLSKCGLFAKKHLAHQAKVAEEEAKEGRLVVMMMDYRVFLMRFNLSNKSCVVEREARLIGPDGSDQLDVCGIFHCDGLLLCIPKDHSRLVVWNPYWGQTRWIEHTHNCRLVDKHRCSYTYALGYDRNSKSHKVLRVIDFLSHFVEFKIYDFSSDSWRIILDLFPRTWMIRYGERGLSLKGNTYWFAAYRQSTNGFLVCFDFTRETFGPPLSLPRVASFQDTVSLSSVREDQLVVLFQTLTILTFEIWISTKIGDDPNAVSWNNKFFLSANIKQLIHPQWQFPASACFFIAEDNKVAVVFDKDTDIQNPTREVAYIIGVDGSLKEAADVRECADRHCGAFLCSYVPSLVQLN from the coding sequence ATGAAGATGTGTGATCTTCCGAAGGACATGGCTGAGGAGGTGCTCTGTCGAATTCCAGTGACATCTCTGAGACCTATCCGATCTACTTGCAAAAAGTGGAACAAGTTGTCCAAGTGTGGCTTATTTGCAAAGAAGCACCTTGCTCATCAAGCAAAAGtagcagaagaagaagcaaaggaGGGCCGTCTTGTGGTCATGATGATGGATTATAGGGTTTTTTTGATGAGATTCAATCTTTCCAACAAATCATGTGTAGTAGAGCGTGAAGCTAGACTTATTGGCCCAGACGGTTCAGATCAACTCGATGTGTGTGGAATTTTTCACTGCGACGGTTTATTGTTATGCATCCCCAAAGATCACTCCAGGCTCGTGGTTTGGAACCCGTATTGGGGGCAAACCAGGTGGATCGAGCACACACATAATTGCCGCTTAGTGGACAAGCATAGGTGTTCTTATACGTATGCTCTCGGTTACGACCGTAACAGTAAGTCCCACAAAGTCTTGAGAGTTATTGATTTTCTCTCTCATTTTGTCGAGTTCAAAATCTACGACTTCAGTTCTGATTCATGGAGGATTATTCTTGACCTCTTTCCTCGAACGTGGATGATAAGATATGGTGAACGTGGCCTATCTTTAAAGGGAAACACCTACTGGTTTGCTGCATATAGACAATCTACCAATGGTTTCTTAGTCTGTTTCGATTTCACAAGAGAGACATTCGGGCCGCCTTTGTCTCTACCGCGTGTGGCTTCTTTTCAAGATACCGTGAGTCTATCTAGTGTTAGAGAAGATCAGCTTGTGGTTTTATTCCAGACCTTGACTATATTGACGTTTGAGATCTGGATTTCCACTAAGATTGGTGATGACCCTAACGCCGTGTCCTGGAACAACAAGTTTTTCTTATCGGCCAATATCAAACAACTCATTCACCCTCAGTGGCAGTTTCCTGCATCTGCGTGTTTCTTCATTGCCGAGGACAATAAAGTCGCCGTGGTTTTTGATAAAGACACAGATATACAAAACCCCACTCGCGAAGTAGCTTACATCATTGGAGTAGATGGATCCTTGAAAGAAGCAGCAGATGTCAGAGAATGTGCAGACCGTCATTGTGGTGCATTTCTTTGCTCATATGTTCCAAGCTTAGTGCAACTTAATTAA
- the LOC106372143 gene encoding 50S ribosomal protein L27-like, translating into MNFLNSAASLCRRVSLRELITEVPAYGGSGISDCSSSGLSLVLKRWATKKTAGSTKNGRDSKPKNLGVKKFGGENVIPGNIIVRQRGTRFHPGDYVGIGKDHTLFALKEGRVRFEKNKITGRKWIHVDPKGGHVLHPIYNKAAAAKSTGMETASSS; encoded by the exons ATGAATTTTTTAAACTCAGCAGCATCCTTATGCAGGAGAGTGAGTCTGAGGGAACTTATCACAGAGGTTCCTGCTTACGGTGGCAGTGGCATCTCCG ATTGTTCTTCGAGTGGGTTGAGTTTGGTGTTGAAGCGTTGGGCTACTAAGAAAACCGCCGGTTCCACCAAGAACGGACGTGACTCTAAACCCAAGAATCTCGGCGTCAAGAAGTTCGGAGGAGAG AATGTTATACCGGGAAACATAATAGTCCGTCAACGTGGAACTCGGTTTCATCCGGGAGACTATGTCGGGATCGGGAAGGACCATACTCTGTTTGCGTTGAAGGAAGGACGAGTCAGGTTCGAGAAAAACAAGATCACTGGGCGGAAGTGGATTCATGTTGATCCCAAGGGAGGTCATGTTCTTCACCCTATCTACAATAAAGCTGCTGCCGCCAAGTCGACTGGGATGGAGACAGCTTCGTCTTCCTGA
- the LOC106372141 gene encoding zinc-finger homeodomain protein 8-like, translating into MDVIATSATIVSHLDSQQPMTQAPTRIQPAKPISFSNGKHHHDHQHHASQVVVAAYKECLKNHAAGIGGHALDGCGEFIPSPTFNTSDPTSLTCDACGCHRNFHRREDDLSAVSAAVPRIEFRPHNRHQLPPPPLPPVGVGSQDDDDPASPPPISSSYMLLALSGRATAAPVSRKRFRTKFSEFQKGKMFEFAERVGWRMPKADDVDVVEFCREIGVERSVFKVWMHNNKTPGRGGGARRANGDGGVGDDRENVPTNGSFAST; encoded by the coding sequence ATGGATGTAATAGCTACTTCAGCTACTATAGTATCCCACCTGGATTCGCAGCAACCCATGACCCAAGCTCCGACCCGGATACAGCCCGCGAAGCCTATTTCTTTCTCCAACGGGAAACATCACCACGACCACCAACATCATGCGTCTCAAGTGGTGGTTGCTGCTTATAAAGAGTGTCTCAAGAACCACGCCGCTGGAATCGGCGGTCACGCTTTAGACGGTTGCGGCGAGTTTATACCGTCGCCGACGTTTAACACCAGCGACCCGACTTCACTAACATGCGACGCCTGCGGTTGCCACCGTAACTTTCACCGCCGCGAAGACGATCTATCTGCTGTTTCAGCTGCTGTCCCGAGGATAGAGTTTCGTCCTCATAACCGTCACCAGCTTCCTCCGCCGCCGCTACCTCCGGTGGGAGTTGGCAGCCAAGACGACGATGATCCTGCTTCTCCTCCGCCGATCTCGTCTTCTTATATGCTTCTTGCACTCTCCGGAAGAGCCACGGCGGCTCCGGTGTCGAGGAAGCGTTTTAGGACGAAGTTTAGTGAGTTTCAGAAGGGGAAGATGTTCGAGTTCGCGGAGAGAGTTGGGTGGAGGATGCCGAAAGCGGATGACGTGGATGTGGTGGAGTTTTGTCGGGAGATTGGAGTTGAGAGGAGTGTTTTCAAAGTGTGGATGCATAACAACAAGACTCCAGGACGCGGCGGTGGAGCTAGAAGAGCCAACGGAGACGGAGGAGTAGGAGACGACCGTGAGAATGTTCCGACAAACGGGTCGTTTGCTTCAACGTGA
- the LOC106372137 gene encoding 40S ribosomal protein S9-1: MVHVCYYRNYGKTFKGPRRPFEKERLDSELKLVGEYGLRNKRELWRVQYSLSRIRNAARDLLTLDEKNPKRIFEGEALLRKMNRYGLLDESQNKLDYVLALTVENFLERRLQTIVFKSGMAKSIHHSRVLIRQRHIRVGKQLVNIPSFMVRLDSQKHIDFALTSPFGGGRPGRVKRRNEKSASKKASGGDADGDDEE, encoded by the exons ATGGTGCACGTTTGCTACTACCGCAACT ATGGGAAAACATTCAAGGGCCCACGTCGTCCTTTCGAGAAGGAGCGTCTCGACTCCGAGTTGAAGCTAGTTGGTGAGTACGGTCTCCGTAACAAGCGTGAGCTCTGGAGAGTGCAGTACTCTCTGAGCCGTATCCGTAACGCGGCTAGAGATCTTCTGACTCTCGACGAGAAGAATCCCAAGAGGATCTTTGAAGGGGAGGCACTCCTCCGTAAGATGAACCGTTACGGTCTTCTTGATGAGAGCCAGAACAAGCTTGATTACGTCTTGGCGTTGACCGTTGAGAATTTCCTTGAGCGTAGGCTTCAGACTATTGTGTTCAAGTCTGGTATGGCTAAGTCTATCCATCACTCCCGTGTCCTCATCAGGCAGAGGCATATCAG GGTTGGGAAGCAGTTGGTGAACATTCCTTCGTTCATGGTGAGACTTGACTCTCAGAAGCACATTGACTTTGCTCTGACCAGTCCCTTCGGTGGTGGACGTCCCGGAAgagtgaagagaagaaatgagAAGTCTGCCTCCAAGAAAGCTTCTGGTGGTGATGCAGATGGTGATGACGAAGAGTAA